Sequence from the Lysobacter capsici genome:
GCAGAGCAAGATGCCGTACGAACGCTACCTCGCGCAGCGGCAGTTCGCCGTCGTCGGCATGCCCTCGACCCGGTTCGGCGACAGCTACGACCTCGTTCCCGGCGCGGCCACGATCTACAGCTACTTCCCGCGCAAGACCGACGACCCGGGCAGCGCCGAGCGCCTGTCGCACTGGTTCTACGACATGACGCCGAGCCTGTGGGCGGGCGGCGGCATCCTGACCACCGCCGATGAAGTCGCGCGCTGGATGGTCGCGCTGTCGGACGGCCGGTTGATCAACGACGCCAGCCTGCGCGGCATGTGGACGCCGGAGAAATTGAACGACGGCAGCGATGGAAGCTGGTCGGCCGGCTGGCCGGTGCTCGGCACCGCCGCGAATCCGCAACGCGCGGGTATCGGCGGCGCGCGCGCCGCGTTTATCGTCTATCCAAACGAGAAGCTCGCGGTGATCGTGCTGACCAACCTGGTCGGGGCGAATCCCGAGCGCTTCATTCCGCAGATCGCCGCGCTGTATCAACCGGCGCAGCGCGCGGCTGCGCGTTGATTCGCCACCGCAACCGCTCGCGCGTAAACCTCACCCCCATCGCCCATCGGAGCAAGACCGTGCGCAAACTACTCCTCATCGCAGGACTGTCCCTGGGCCTGATCGGCCCGGCCATCGCCGAGTCGCAGGTCGACCTGTCCAAGCTCGACACCGGCATGGCCGGGCCGCGCGCGCAGGTGCTGGTGCTCGGCTCGGTACATCTGTCTGGCATGCCTAAGACCTTCAAGCCCGAGTCGCTGGAACCGGTGCTCGACCGGCTCGCCGCGTTCAAGCCGCAGATCATCACCATCGAGGCGCTCTCCGGCGAAACCTGCGATCTGATGGCGCGCCATCCGGCCGTGTACGCGCTTGAAGACGTGCGCACGTATTGCCGCGACCCCGCGCCCGCGCGGACCGCGACCGGCCTGGACGTGCCCGCGGCCATCGCCGAGGTGCGCAAGACCTTGAAGGACTGGCCGGCGCAACCCACGCCGGCGCAGCGGCGGCGATTGGCGGCGACCTTCCTGGCCGCCAACGATAGCGCTTCGGCGTTCGTGCAGTGGTTGTACCTGCCCAAGTCCGAACGCCATGTCGGCGACGGCCTGGACGCGGCCTTGGTCGCGCTGCTGCAGAAGTTCGAAACGCGCAACGACGAGAGCTTCCAGATCGCTGCGTCCCTGGCGGTGCGGCTGGGGTTGCAACGGCTGTACGCGGTCGACGACCACACGGGCGACAACATTTACATCGACGATCCGCAGCGTTACGGCCAGGCGATCCAGAAAGCCTGGGACACCGCCGGCGAAGCGGCGCTGGCATCGCGTAAACGGCAAGATCAGTTGTCGGCCGATTCGCAGATGCTGGCCCTGTACCGATTAATCAACCAGCCCGAGGCGCAGCGCCTGGCGATCGACGCCGACTTCGCCGCGGCCATGCGCGACGCCTCGCCGCAGCACTATGGCCAGCGCTATGTCGCCGGCTGGGAAGGGCGCAATCTGCGCATGGTCGCCAACATCCGCGCGGCGTTCGCCGATTACCCCGGCGCGCGCGTGCTGTCGATCGTCGGCGCCTCGCACAAGCCCTGGTTCGACAACCTGCTCGGGCAGATGCAGGGCGTGGATGTGATCGACGCCGGAAAAATCCTGAAGTAACCCCGTGCGGCCGGGCCGCGCCGCGGTTATCGTCACCGCAGCGCGGCCGTTGCTTGCGACGGCTTGCCTCGAGCGCGAGCGCGCGACGGCCGCGCGCTGGTTCACTCCGGGAGAGCAGGCAATGCAAAGGACACTGCGGGCGGGCGTGTTGATCGCGGCTCTCGCCGTCGCCGCGAGCGCGCACGCGGCGACGACGACGACGACGGCCAGTCCACCTGACACGGTCACCGCGGGCGCGGGCGCGCCCCTGCCGATCGTCGATATGGACGCGGTCGTGGTCACCGGCGCGCAGCCAGGGCCGGGCTTGTGGAAGTTCCACAAGGGCGATCGCACCTTGTGGGTGCTCGGCACCTTGTCGCCGCTGCCCCAGCATA
This genomic interval carries:
- a CDS encoding serine hydrolase domain-containing protein, with the translated sequence MLLSWPWLGAAAASPDQAYARANAQAPQLIQKTMQDRRIPGLQIAVVKDGKVVLSESYGLANVENRLPATRTTLFPINSATKSFTGVAMMQLAEAGLVDLDAPVSRYLDDLPEAWRAVRVRQLLAHTSGLPDILDEQGLLGGGTESNAWGLVKKLPMQAAIGERFEYNQVNYALLARIIAKQSKMPYERYLAQRQFAVVGMPSTRFGDSYDLVPGAATIYSYFPRKTDDPGSAERLSHWFYDMTPSLWAGGGILTTADEVARWMVALSDGRLINDASLRGMWTPEKLNDGSDGSWSAGWPVLGTAANPQRAGIGGARAAFIVYPNEKLAVIVLTNLVGANPERFIPQIAALYQPAQRAAAR
- a CDS encoding DUF5694 domain-containing protein, whose protein sequence is MRKLLLIAGLSLGLIGPAIAESQVDLSKLDTGMAGPRAQVLVLGSVHLSGMPKTFKPESLEPVLDRLAAFKPQIITIEALSGETCDLMARHPAVYALEDVRTYCRDPAPARTATGLDVPAAIAEVRKTLKDWPAQPTPAQRRRLAATFLAANDSASAFVQWLYLPKSERHVGDGLDAALVALLQKFETRNDESFQIAASLAVRLGLQRLYAVDDHTGDNIYIDDPQRYGQAIQKAWDTAGEAALASRKRQDQLSADSQMLALYRLINQPEAQRLAIDADFAAAMRDASPQHYGQRYVAGWEGRNLRMVANIRAAFADYPGARVLSIVGASHKPWFDNLLGQMQGVDVIDAGKILK